GGCGGTAGAAGAGCAGGGCACCGCCCAGGCCTCCGGCCAGGCCGGCGATGCCAGCGCAGATCGCCGCCACCCACACCGTGCGGCGCTGGGTCGCGGCCAACAAGCTTTTGGCTTGGCGGTCCAGCTTCTCCAGGGCCTTGTCATGCCGGGACTCGGTTTCCCGAATCGCGGCAGTCAGCTCCCGGTGAGCCGTGACCAGCTCGGCACGCGCATCCTCGACCGTGGAGGCCAGGCTTGCGCCGGCCTCCTGCATCGACTGGTGCACCTCGCGGGCCGCCGCAACCGCGCCTTGGAGATCGGACACAATCTCCCTAGAGTCGCCCAGGAACCACTCAATTAATACTTCTTCTCTCGGTTTCCTAGAATCCATTACTGGTACTCCGGTCGCTTAGGCCGTCAAGGCGGCGTAGCATTCGTCCAAGTTTTGACGAATAGGTTTTGCATAACTTGTCCAACGATAGAGGCTTACATACTTGCTGCGCTGTGTTTCATCAGCTTCGGCCCGTGCCAGCGCCTTGTAATCGGTATCGTCACCGATCAACTGATCGAACGACATTTTGTTAGCGGCCAAATAACCATATACGTCACTGTCAAACAGGAACGCGCCTGGCTTGATGGTGGCCTTCTTGGTTTTCTTTACATAGTTGTAGATCGACGGAATTTCGGCCTCGGGGTTATCTTGAATGCGGTTCGGCAGCAGAATAATGCGATCAGCCGAAACACCCATGGTCGCCAGCGCTTCTACAGTCTTCAAACTTTCCTGCCACGCTTTTTGCTCCGGCGTGACCGGGACAATGAATTGTTCGATTTCATCTATGAAGCCGTGGTAGCGCGAACCGGCCTCAAAGAACGACTCGATGTTCGACGCGCCAATGTCAATAATCGCCACGTCCTCAAGTACCAGTTCCTCAATCAAATCGCCTACTTCACGACCGCGCATGGTCTTGACCTCGGCAATGCCCAGGTCCAAAGCAGACTGGTTGATCGACTCGATGGCAAAGAATGCCGAACTTGGCATGCGAGGGTAGAGCAGGTGCGCTGCAATAGTGGTTTTGCCGATGCTGCCGCTGTAGTTCAAGATCGCTCGTTTCATACGCTATTTCCTTTTGCCCGTATATTTATCATCAAGATCCGAGAAGTCCATGGAGTGGACTTTCTCAAAATCGCTACTGGTGACGATGCGACCCTTTAAGGGCGCCTCGGGTGGCGTGGGTTCATCGTTCTGGATTGCGCAATCCACTTCCTTTCCCTGACCATTGTTCCCCGGTCGGGGTAGCGGTGGAGTGGTCGCCGCTGGTGTTCCAGCTCGCTCCTGCCTGGCGGCCCTCGCTCGCATCAGCGCCTTGCAAAATCCGTTAAACCCGATGGTCATCCCGTGCTCATTTTTGAGCGTTTCCCATACATCCTCCCGTGAGGCTCCGGCTGTCAGTGCGGCCTCGATCTCGCCGAGCATGTTCCGCACCAGGGCCGAATCGCTCCGTGGTTTTAGTCGCGACAGTGGCATCGCTTACCCCTCGTTATCGACCTCGGGCACTTTTGTCCCCTGTTTGTCTCTGATCCGTACTCTAAACGTCCCTTTTGGGTCTGGCAAGTCCCTTTTTTGTCTCTTCGTTGTCCTCACTCCGTCTCTCGGTTGTCTCTAAAGCGTACCCAGTGGCACCCCTGGGCCGAGAAAAGCCCCTCACGCTGCGCGTGAGGGATCAGGAGGACGCTTTTTTGCGGCCTCCGAGGGGTGCAGACGGCTGTTTTCTCCCTTAAAAGCAGAGCGGTATTTTCCCTTAACGAGCTATACACCATACGCAACGCTTCGCGTAGCTAAGTCGTTGAAAAATAAAGCATTTTCAACGACTTGCGGAAAAGCGTAATACCTGCGTAAGACAAAAGTACGCGCAGGCCCTGATTTTGCTGTATTTTGTGTCTTACACACGTCAGACAAGGAGGCCATCCGTGCCCACAGTGAGCTTTCGATGCACCGAAACACAGAAAATCGAGCTGGAAGAGCGGTCGCAAGGCGACATTTCGGAGTATGTTCGCCGGCAGCTTTTCCGGCAGATGGAGCAGGAGGACACGCTAGAAATGATCCTCCAGCGCCTCGAACAACGACCTGGCGGCGACGGTCAGCCAGGTGCAGGAATCGACCGGCAGTCGATGGCCATCTTGATCGAGCTGCTGTTGCTTCTGCGCACCGCGTCCAAACCGGATGCTAAGAGGGAAGCCCAGGCCGAGGTCGAACGCCTGGGCTTCGACGTATGGGATTCATCTAAGAGGGATAGCTGATGAACGAGCGCCAACGATCTCAAATCTGCCTTGCCGTCATGGTACTGGTGCCCCTGTTCGCGTGGTTCTTTACCGCCAAACTGATGTATGGAATTGAAAAACAAGGCGCCCGCGACAGGGTATTTTACCTGGCGAAAAATACGTTCACCTTGTGGCCGCTTGCGGTTGCGTTAGTTGGTGGATTGATACTGGCGATTGCGCTGTGCGTGCTTATTGTGAAGTTGAGCAAGACCACTTTTGCCGGCGCCCACTTCGACAAGTATTTTCGTGGTAGCCAACTTGTATCCCAGCGTGAACTTAAACGACTAACCAAGGAAAAAGAGGAACAAATAACTATTGCCGGAGTGCCTGTTCCTATTGCTGCCGAAGCAACACACTTTTCAGTTGGCGGCGCAACGGGTACAGGTAAGAGTACGATTTTCCGCGAAATGATGTATGGCTGTATGCAGCGGAAAGACCGCATGGTGATCCTCGATCCCGATGGAGAGTTCCTATCTACCTTCTACCGCAAGGGCGATAAAATCCTAAATCCCTACGATGCCAGGACGGAAGGCTGGAACTTCTATAACGAAATCCGTAGTCACTACGATTTCGAGCGCTACGCAAAATCCATTATTCAGGTGTCGGACAGTAACGACTCGGAAGAATGGAACCAGTATGGACGCCTGTTGTTCGCGGAAGTTGCCAAAAAGCTGTACAACACCACGCGAAATCCTGGCATGAGGAATGTGTTTAAATGGACTAACGAGTGCAGTTCGGAAGCGCTACAAGGTTTTGTAAAAGGCACTCGCGCCGTCTCCCTGTTCACTGAAAACGAACGCGCTACCGGCAGCGTCCGTTTTGTCCTCAGTAATAAACTGCCTGCACATTTTGACATGCCGCCAGGCAACTTTTCGTTGCGTCAGTGGTGCGAAGATCCTAACGGTGGCAACTTGTTTATCACCTGGGACGAGAACATGCGCGAAGCGCTGCGCCCACTGATTAGTTGCTGGGTTGATACCATTTTCACCAGCATCCTTGGGATGAAATCCAACCCCAAGCGCCGAATCTGGACGTACCTCGACGAGCTGGAGTCGCTGCAACGGTTGCCCACCCTGGGCGACATGCTGACGCGGGGCCGGAAGAAGGGCGGTTGCGTGGTATCGGGCTACCAGTCCTACACTCAGCTCGAATCCGTGTATGGCGAGAAGCTGGCCGAAACCATGCTGGCCAACCACCGGACGATGGTCGCTTTGGCCGTTGGCCGCATGGGTACAGCCACCGCCGAACGCATGTCCAAAGCCTTGAGCGAGCATGAAGTGCTG
The Pseudomonas putida genome window above contains:
- the stbC gene encoding plasmid stabilization protein StbC; protein product: MDSRKPREEVLIEWFLGDSREIVSDLQGAVAAAREVHQSMQEAGASLASTVEDARAELVTAHRELTAAIRETESRHDKALEKLDRQAKSLLAATQRRTVWVAAICAGIAGLAGGLGGALLFYRLVAG
- the stbB gene encoding StbB family protein, with the translated sequence MKRAILNYSGSIGKTTIAAHLLYPRMPSSAFFAIESINQSALDLGIAEVKTMRGREVGDLIEELVLEDVAIIDIGASNIESFFEAGSRYHGFIDEIEQFIVPVTPEQKAWQESLKTVEALATMGVSADRIILLPNRIQDNPEAEIPSIYNYVKKTKKATIKPGAFLFDSDVYGYLAANKMSFDQLIGDDTDYKALARAEADETQRSKYVSLYRWTSYAKPIRQNLDECYAALTA
- a CDS encoding type IV secretion system DNA-binding domain-containing protein, with protein sequence MNERQRSQICLAVMVLVPLFAWFFTAKLMYGIEKQGARDRVFYLAKNTFTLWPLAVALVGGLILAIALCVLIVKLSKTTFAGAHFDKYFRGSQLVSQRELKRLTKEKEEQITIAGVPVPIAAEATHFSVGGATGTGKSTIFREMMYGCMQRKDRMVILDPDGEFLSTFYRKGDKILNPYDARTEGWNFYNEIRSHYDFERYAKSIIQVSDSNDSEEWNQYGRLLFAEVAKKLYNTTRNPGMRNVFKWTNECSSEALQGFVKGTRAVSLFTENERATGSVRFVLSNKLPAHFDMPPGNFSLRQWCEDPNGGNLFITWDENMREALRPLISCWVDTIFTSILGMKSNPKRRIWTYLDELESLQRLPTLGDMLTRGRKKGGCVVSGYQSYTQLESVYGEKLAETMLANHRTMVALAVGRMGTATAERMSKALSEHEVLRTKEGRSSRWGDWGTRSENEDVKPERIVMSSEIMALNNLEGFLSFPGSIPIARVAIEPINFTRTNPVPGIVPNLEII